The following coding sequences lie in one Labrus bergylta chromosome 13, fLabBer1.1, whole genome shotgun sequence genomic window:
- the kdm6a gene encoding lysine-specific demethylase 6A isoform X4, which produces MHHTVEQLGDKGTKDSYAIQCLQKSLEADPNSGQSWYFLGRCYSSIGKVQDAFISYRQSIDKSEASADTWCSIGVLYQQQNQPMDALQAYICAVQLDNSHAAAWMDLGTLYESCGQPHDAIKCYINATRSKACLNTAALTQRIKLLQAQLCNLQPGSLQNKSKMLPSIEEAWSLPIPAELTSRQGALNTAHTQQACKGEGVQTASNHTDPQASPAKKKRTASPAKVAADSWVNSPNQQQIPSWYLTPQKIQQLDHLRSNRANLKPPQVQMLEQLENQFSLMQQHQQQMRQQQQAAAAAAGGQPRPGLPNGPLAESSLHPAGLPGSSPLNHTAIRPPCVTQPTANGSCSSSPSAGVPGHLDKNHSLGLGGGGASNGNVPYPQQNSLPHNCTAASQPSTSSTTSSPSHSDETWRSQQRNANTQGLQKGPGSHSAGPNGEPPFSSSSSPQTSFSSSAILNQVGHSSGPCTASSSASSLSPTSPQSTPNHLSSPLQSATTSGVHTKDATPSGGNNGSNGGAAALPSGPEAAIRQSAGTPLSPSSAPAQGLTNHVQPRVTDSSASLSQPASPAPGVLTSDNPQLSALLKGKANATSNDDNNNYNNHGNHGGPSSEKINNVHPGLHSAAKPASEQSVPVSTPSPPSADPHTTNSLSCLNSPSSQGPTVNGKGPEDSKSPLKEEPSGGAHRHGVHGGLAPWSSVSIYPSSSEVLKACRNLGKNGLSTSSVLLDKCPPPRPPRPPSPLLPKDKLNPPTPSIYLENKRDAFFPPLHQFCTNPANPATVIRGLAGALKLDLGLFSTKTLVEANPDHMVEVRTQLAQPTDENWDPSGSRKMWRCESSRSHTTIIKYAQYQASSFQESLREENEKRKETEAEAGSSDRRRKGPFKHLKFGTNIELSDEKKWKPQLQELSKLPAFARVVSAGNLLSHVGHTILGMNTVQLYMKVPGSRTPGHQENNNFCSVNINIGPGDCEWFAVPETYWGVINDFCEKNNINFLMGSWWPNLEDLYETNVPVYRFIQRPGDLVWLNTGTIHWVQAIGWCNNIAWNVGPLTAHQYKLAVERYEWNKLQSVKSIVPMIHLSWNMARNIKVSDHKLFEMIKYCLLRTLKQCQMQRELLLNAGKELVWHGRTQNEPAHYCSICEVEVFDLLFVTSESNSRKTYVVHCQDCARRGSSNLDNFVVLEQYKIDDLMQVYDQFTLVSVIDKNQRCVSLRRLTVE; this is translated from the exons ATGCATCACACGGTGGAGCAGCTCGGGGATAAAGGCACCAAGGACAGCTATGCCATCCAGTGTCTGCAGAAGTCTCTAGAAGCTGACCCAAACTCCGGCCAGTCCTGGTATTTTCTCGGCAG gtGCTACTCCAGTATTGGGAAGGTGCAAGATGCCTTCATCTCTTACCGTCAGTCCATCGACAAGTCGGAGGCCAGCGCTGACACCTGGTGCTCCATAGG GGTTCTCTACCAGCAGCAGAACCAGCCTATGGATGCCCTGCAGGCCTACATCTGCGCCGTTCAGCTGGACAACAGCCACGCCGCCGCCTGGATGGACCTGGGCACGCTGTACGAGTCCTGCGGGCAGCCGCACGACGCCATCAAGTGCTACATCAACGCTACACGCAGCAAGGCCTGCCTCAACACGGCGGCTCTCACTCAACGCATCAAACTTCTGCAG GCTCAGTTGTGTAACCTTCAGCCAGGTAGTCTGCAGAATAAGAGTAAAATGCTTCCTAGTATTGAGGAGGCGTGGAGCCTTCCCATTCCTGCTGAGCTCACGTCCAGGCAGGGGGCCCtgaacacagcacacacacagcag GCCTGTAAGGGCGAGGGAGTCCAGACCGCCAGCAATCACACGGACCCTCAGGCCAGTCCTGCCAAGAAGAAACGCACTGCCAGCCCGGCCAAG GTTGCTGCAGACTCGTGGGTCAACAGCCCCAATCAGCAGCAGATCCCCAGCTGGTACCTAACGCCACAGAAGATTCAG CAACTGGACCACCTGCGGAGCAACCGAGCAAACCTCAAGCCCCCCCAGGTGCAGATGTTGGAGCAACTGGAAAACCAGTTCTCTCTcatgcagcagcatcagcagcag atgaggcagcagcagcaggcggcagcagcagcagcaggaggtcaGCCCCGGCCCGGCCTTCCCAACGGTCCACTGGCCGAGTCCTCCCTCCACCCCGCGGGCCTCCCCGGCTCCTCCCCCCTCAATCACACAGCCATCCGACCCCCGTGTGTCACCCAGCCCACAGCCAACGGATCCTGTTCCTCGAGTCCTTCAGCGGGGGTGCCGGGACACCTGGACAAGAATCATAGCCTGGGACTGGGAGGTGGCGGCGCGAGCAACGGAAACGTGCCTTACCCGCAGCAGAACTCTCTACCTCACAACTGCACAGCCGCCAGTCAGCCCAGCACCAGCAGCACTACCAGTAGTCCCAGTCACTCAGACGAGACCTGGAGGAGCCAACAACGCAACGCTAACACTCAG ggGCTTCAAAAAGGTCCAGGTTCACATTCGGCAGGTCCCAATGGAGAACCCCCTttctcttcctcgtcctcccctcagacctccttctcttcttctgccATTCTGAATCAGGTCGGACATTCCTCTGGGCCCTGCACTGCCTCCTCCTCGGCCTCCTCCTTATCCCCCACCTCCCCACAGTCCACTCCCAACCACCTGTCCTCGCCCCTCCAGTCCGCTACTACCTCAGGGGTCCACACCAAAGACGCCACGCCTTCAGGGGGCAACAACGGCAGCAACGGAGGGGCTGCTGCTTTGCCATCAGGCCCGGAGGCCGCTATCAGGCAATCTGCAGGGACACCTTTAAGTCCAAGCTCCGCCCCCGCGCAGGGATTGACTAATCACGTCCAGCCGCGGGTGACGGACAGCTCTGCTAGCCTGTCTCAGCCCGCCTCTCCTGCCCCCGGCGTGCTCACTTCAGACAatcctcagctctcagccttgTTAAAGGGAAAAGCCAATGCGACCAGTAATGACGACAACAATAACTACAATAACCACGGTAACCACGGAGGGCCTTCCTCAGAGAAAATCAACAACGTCCACCCGGGTCTCCACAGTGCCGCCAAACCGGCGTCCGAGCAGTCTGTCCCTGTCAGCACGCcgtctcctccctctgcagACCCTCACACCACAAACAGCCTCTCCTGCCTTAACAGCCCGTCCAGTCAGGGGCCCACCGTCAACGGGAAGGGCCCCGAGGACTCCAAGAGCCCGCTGAAGGAGGAGCCTTCAGGAGGAGCTCACAGACACGGTGTCCATGGTGGTCTGGCTCCCTGGTCCTCAGTGTCCATCTACCCCAGCTCCAGCGAGGTGCTCAAAGCCTGCAG GAACCTGGGGAAGAACGGCCTGTCGACCAGCAGCGTCCTCCTGGACAAGTGTCCCCCGCCTCGCCCCCCTcgccccccctctcctctgctgccaAAGGACAAACTCAACCCCCCCACGCCCAGTATTTAC CTAGAAAACAAGAGGGACGCCTTCTTCCCTCCGCTCCATCAGTTCTGCACCAACCCCGCCAACCCGGCAACCGTCATCAGAGGACTGGCCGGAGCTCTCAAACTGG ATTTGGGCCTGTTCTCCACGAAGACGCTGGTGGAGGCGAACCCAGATCACATGGTGGAGGTGAGAACGCAGCTCGCTCAGCCCACCGACGAGAACTGGGACCCGAGCGGCAGCAGGAAGATGTGGCGCTGCGAGAGCAGTCGCTCACACACCACCATCATCAAATACGCTCAGTACCAGGCCTCGTCCTTCCAGGAGTCTCTGAGG GAGGAGAacgagaagaggaaggagactGAAGCAGAAGCGGGATCCTCAGACAG GCGCAGGAAAGGTCCTTTCAAACACCTCAAGTTTGGCACCAACATCGAACTCTCTGACGAGAAGAA GTGGAAACCGCAGCTTCAGGAGTTGTCCAAACTTCCAGCGTTTGCCCGGGTGGTGTCGGCAGGTAACCTGCTGAGCCACGTGGGTCACACCATCCTGGGCATGAACACGGTGCAGCTCTACATGAAGGTGCCGGGGAGCAGGACTCCAG gtcacCAAGAGAACAACAACTTCTGCTCAGTCAACATCAACATCGGTCCCGGAGACTGCGAGTGGTTCGCTGTGCCGGAGACGTACTGGGGCGTCATCAACGACTTCTGTGAAAA GAACAACATCAACTTCCTGATGGGATCCTGGTGGCCCAACCTGGAGGACCTGTATGAGACCAACGTGCCTGTTTACCGGTTCATCCAGCGCCCGGGGGACCTGGTGTGGCTCAACACAGGAACCATTCACTGGGTTCAGGCCATCGGCTGGTGCAACAACATCGCGTGGAACGTCGGGCCCCTCACAG ctcATCAGTACAAGCTGGCAGTGGAGCGTTACGAGTGGAACAAGCTGCAGAGCGTCAAGTCAATCGTTCCCATGATCCACCTCTCCTGGAACATGGCGAGGAACATCAAAGTGTCCGACCACAAGCTCTTCGAGATGATCAA gTATTGTTTGTTGCGGACTCTGAAGCAGTGTCAGATGCAGAGAGAGCTCCTGCTGAATGCTGGCAAAGAGCTGGTGTGGCACGGGCGGACGCAGAACGAGCCGGCTCATTACTGCAGCATCTGTGAG GTGGAGGTGTTCGACCTGCTCTTCGTCACCAGCGAGAGCAACAGCAGAAAAACATACGTGGTGCACTGTCAGGACTGTGCccgcagggggagctctaaccTGGACAACTTTGTGGTGCTGGAGCAGTACAAGATCGACGACCTCATGCAGGTTTACGACCAGTTCACGCTCGTAAGTGTGATCGATAAAAACCAACGGTGTGTCAGTCTGAGACGTTTAACGGTGGAATGA